Proteins from a single region of Urocitellus parryii isolate mUroPar1 chromosome 4, mUroPar1.hap1, whole genome shotgun sequence:
- the LOC113195137 gene encoding olfactory receptor 5B3-like has translation MENRTEVTEFILLGLTNDPGLQLPLFVTFFLIYTITLAGNLGMILLTHLDSRLHTPMYFFPGNLSLVDFCYSSAVTPKVMAGLLGDKVISYNACAAQMFCFALCANVENYLLASMAYDRYAAVCKPLHYTTTMTTSVCASLIIGCYVCGFLNASIYTGNTFSLTFCKSSVVHHFFCDIPAIVAVSCSDRHLHELVLIYVASFNIFFALLLIFVSYLFIFITILKMHSAAGYRKAVSTCASHFTAVSIFYGAVIFMYLQPSSSHSMDTDKVASVFYTMVIPMLNPMVYSLRNKEVKSAFSKIFLKAK, from the coding sequence ATGGAGAACAGGACAGAAGTGACAGAGTTCATCCTGCTGGGACTGACCAATGACCCAGGTCTGCAACTTCCCCTCTTTGTGACCTTCTTCCTCATCTACACCATCACTCTGGCTGGGAACCTGGGGATGATCCTGCTGACCCACCTGGACTCCCGTCtccacactcccatgtacttTTTCCCGGGCAACCTGTCTCTGGTGGACTTTTGCTACTCTTCAGCTGTCACTCCCAAGGTCATGGCCGGGCTCCTAGGAGACAAGGTCATCTCCTACAATGCCTGTGCTGCTCAGATGTTCTGTTTTGCATTATGTGCCAATGTAGAAAATTACCTCCTGGCCtcaatggcctatgaccgctatgcaGCAGTGTGCAAGCCCCTGCActacaccaccaccatgaccacaaGTGTGTGTGCAAGTCTGATCATAGGCTGCTATGTCTGTGGTTTCCTGAATGCCTCCATCTACACTGGGAACACGTTCAGTCTCACCTTCTGTAAGTCCAGTGTGGTCCATCATTTCTTCTGTGATATTCCAGCCATCGTGGCTGTGTCTTGCTCTGATAGACATCTCCATGAGCTGGTTCTTATTTATGTAGCCAGCTTCAATATCTTTTTTGCTCTCCTACTTATCTTCGTATCCtatctatttatctttattaCTATCCTAAAAATGCACTCAGCTGCAGGGTATCGAAAAGCTGTATCCACCTGTGCTTCTCATTTCACTGCAGTCTCCATTTTCTATGGAGCTGTTATCTTCATGTACTTACAGCCCAGCTCCAGTCACTCCATGGACACAGACAAAGTTGCCTCTGTGTTCTACACCATGGTcatccccatgctgaaccccatGGTCTACAGCCTCAGGAACAAGGAGGTCAAGAGTGCattctcaaagatttttttgAAGGCAAAATAA
- the LOC113195134 gene encoding olfactory receptor 5B3-like, giving the protein MENRTEVTHFILLGLTNDPDLQVPLFVTFLLIYTITLAGNLGMILLIVLDSRLHSPMYFFLGNLSLVDFCYSSAVTPKVMAGLLLGDKVISYNACAAQMFFFVVSATVENFLLCSMAYDRYAAVCKPLHYTTTMTTSMCMWLILGCYVIGFLNASIHTGNTFSLVFCLSNVVHHFFCEIPAVMVLSCSERHVNELVLIYVASFNIFFGVVIIVISYIFIFITILKMRSDTGHRKAMSTCASHFTAVSIFYGTLIFMYLQPSSSHSMDTDKIISVFYTMVIPMLNPMVYSLRNKEVKSTFTKTV; this is encoded by the coding sequence ATGGAGAATAGGACAGAAGTGACACACTTCATCCTGCTGGGACTGACCAATGACCCAGATCTACAAGTCCCTCTCTTTGTGACCTTCCTCCTCATCTACACCATCACTCTGGCTGGGAACCTGGGGATGATCCTGTTGATTGTCTTGGACTCCCGTCTCCACAgtcccatgtactttttcctggGCAACCTGTCTCTGGTGGACTTTTGCTACTCTTCAGCTGTCACTCCCAAGGTCATGGCTGGGCTCCTTCTTGGAGACAAGGTCATCTCCTACAATGCTTGTGCTGCTCAGATGTTCTTTTTTGTGGTCTCAGCTACTGTTGAAAATTTCCTCTTGTGCTCAATGGCCTATGATCGCTATGCAGCAGTGTGCAAGCCCCTGCACTACACCACCACCATGACAACAAGTATGTGTATGTGGCTGATCTTAGGCTGTTATGTCATTGGTTTCCTGAATGCCTCTATCCACACTGGTAACACATTCAGTCTTGTGTTCTGTCTTTCCAATGTGGTCCATCACTTTTTCTGTGAAATTCCAGCAGTCATGGTTCTTTCCTGCTCGGAGAGACATGTTAATGAGCTGGTTCTTATTTATGTAGCCAGCTTCAATATCTTTTTTGGTGTTGTCATTATCGTAATATCCTACATATTCATTTTCATCACAATCCTGAAGATGCGCTCAGATACAGGACATAGGAAGGCTATGTCCACCTGTGCCTCCCACTTCACAGCAGTCTCCATTTTCTATGGGACTCTAATCTTCATGTACTTACAGCCCAGCTCCAGTCACTCCATGGACACAGACAAAATCATATCTGTGTTCTATACTATGGTCATCCCCATGCTGAACCCTATggtctacagcctgaggaacaaggaggtcAAGAGCACATTCACAAAGACggtttaa